Proteins from a genomic interval of Deltaproteobacteria bacterium:
- a CDS encoding DUF2330 domain-containing protein: MGLVTREVTANVVMDAEREFISVHPSSTDVVIEVFVPDGGDFGAIVPTGAQPTIDPNAIPASDLDALESATRPQVIVEIQQGGPLSGGESCGCGGATKGAAAPHEANPDGNVRTGPSVTVGPVTATPVSADTSTALNDWLSQNGFTYPVAQQSVIDGYVGAGRWFIAFKPSGAPGGGVSVGVHYTVPEVDRGVDMKIGQLGAASTMAFTAFIVDTSSREPDDAATITLSQLDPAVAQTSYSAAVAKAVTAANGEAWVIEGVHGTTVVTGALAPFVDSAATKVTRLSTVVTPAQLTYDATFNNVGPTPDPPSSVTLFTEGATASATPHRFGGSSALVALFGSVLFLKVGRRRAG, from the coding sequence GTGGGCCTGGTCACCCGTGAGGTGACTGCGAATGTGGTGATGGACGCCGAGCGCGAGTTCATCTCCGTCCACCCGAGCTCGACCGATGTGGTGATCGAGGTCTTCGTGCCGGATGGCGGCGACTTTGGCGCCATCGTCCCCACCGGCGCGCAGCCGACCATCGATCCCAACGCCATCCCCGCCAGCGACCTCGACGCGCTCGAGAGCGCCACGCGTCCGCAAGTGATCGTCGAGATTCAGCAGGGCGGGCCACTCAGCGGCGGCGAGAGCTGCGGCTGCGGCGGCGCCACCAAAGGTGCTGCGGCGCCCCACGAGGCGAACCCCGACGGCAATGTCCGCACGGGCCCGAGCGTGACGGTCGGTCCGGTGACGGCCACGCCCGTGAGCGCCGACACCTCGACCGCGCTCAACGACTGGCTCTCGCAGAACGGCTTCACCTATCCGGTCGCGCAGCAGAGCGTGATCGATGGCTACGTGGGCGCCGGCCGCTGGTTCATCGCGTTCAAGCCGTCGGGCGCACCCGGCGGCGGCGTCTCGGTGGGCGTGCACTACACAGTTCCCGAGGTCGATCGCGGGGTGGATATGAAGATTGGTCAGCTCGGCGCGGCGAGCACCATGGCGTTCACGGCCTTCATCGTCGACACCTCGAGCCGCGAGCCGGACGACGCCGCGACGATCACGCTCTCGCAGCTCGATCCCGCGGTGGCGCAGACCAGCTACTCGGCCGCCGTGGCCAAGGCGGTCACCGCCGCGAATGGCGAGGCCTGGGTCATCGAGGGTGTGCACGGCACCACCGTGGTGACCGGCGCGCTCGCACCGTTCGTCGACAGCGCAGCCACGAAGGTCACCCGGCTGAGCACGGTGGTCACGCCCGCGCAGCTCACCTACGACGCCACGTTCAACAACGTCGGACCCACGCCGGATCCGCCGAGCTCGGTCACGCTCTTCACCGAAGGGGCCACGGCCTCGGCGACGCCACATCGCTTCGGCGGCAGCAGCGCGCTCGTCGCGCTCTTCGGATCGGTGCTGTTCCTGAAGGTCGGCCGGCGTCGCGCGGGCTAG
- a CDS encoding epimerase, protein MKVILTGSTGMVGEGVLLALLENPAVTEVLSVSRKPCGHTHPRLKEQIVPDFLKLTELPKGYDACFYCAGISSVGLTEAEYTRITYDTVIHFAQLIADPSMTLVHISGASTDGTEQGKTMWARVKGRAENALMKMPFKGVYNFRPAMMKPMPGQKYVNKYYPLVGWAYGLFHAFDKASTLRDVAQAMVNAATGGYEKHVLEVPDINALAKRA, encoded by the coding sequence ATGAAAGTCATCCTCACCGGGTCCACCGGAATGGTCGGGGAGGGCGTGCTGCTCGCGTTGCTCGAGAACCCGGCGGTCACCGAGGTCTTGAGCGTGAGCCGCAAGCCGTGCGGCCACACGCACCCCAGGTTGAAAGAACAAATCGTTCCCGACTTCCTCAAGCTCACCGAGCTGCCCAAGGGCTACGACGCGTGCTTCTACTGCGCGGGCATCAGCTCCGTGGGCCTGACCGAGGCCGAGTACACGCGCATCACCTACGACACGGTGATCCACTTCGCGCAGCTCATCGCGGATCCGTCGATGACGCTGGTTCACATCTCCGGCGCCAGCACCGACGGCACCGAGCAGGGCAAGACGATGTGGGCCCGCGTGAAGGGCCGCGCCGAGAACGCACTGATGAAGATGCCGTTCAAGGGCGTCTACAACTTCCGGCCGGCAATGATGAAGCCGATGCCGGGTCAAAAGTACGTGAACAAGTACTACCCGCTGGTGGGCTGGGCGTACGGTCTCTTCCACGCGTTCGATAAGGCGAGCACGCTTCGCGACGTCGCGCAGGCCATGGTGAACGCGGCGACGGGTGGCTACGAGAAGCACGTGCTCGAAGTGCCGGACATCAACGCGCTCGCGAAGCGCGCCTAG
- a CDS encoding phytochelatin synthase, with amino-acid sequence MYALDHGISDFAPGLLELAWQQPVAEIYRRTGLITQKPTAMCGPTSLALVLRSAGVPAEPTKVLDDTPVRTFFGARIGGMSLDQIVEVLRVKSGQEAAALRDLQLDSLRTELQRVNDPRYRYIANFNRQPLFGWGGGHHSPLGAYLPEKDAVLVIDVNGRVGPWVVSVPQLHRALDTRDPWMAKSRGLARLELSKPSAGNG; translated from the coding sequence GTGTACGCGCTCGACCACGGCATCTCCGACTTCGCGCCCGGGCTCCTGGAGCTCGCGTGGCAGCAACCGGTGGCGGAGATCTACCGGCGCACGGGGCTCATCACCCAGAAGCCCACGGCCATGTGCGGACCCACCAGCCTCGCGCTGGTGCTCCGCAGCGCTGGCGTTCCTGCAGAGCCGACCAAGGTCCTCGACGACACGCCAGTCCGCACGTTCTTTGGCGCGCGCATCGGCGGCATGTCGCTCGATCAGATCGTGGAGGTGCTTCGCGTGAAGTCGGGCCAGGAGGCGGCGGCGCTGCGCGACCTCCAGCTCGACTCGCTTCGCACCGAGCTCCAGCGCGTGAACGACCCTCGCTATCGATATATCGCTAACTTCAATCGCCAGCCGCTCTTCGGCTGGGGCGGCGGGCACCACTCGCCGCTCGGCGCGTACTTGCCGGAGAAGGACGCGGTGCTGGTCATCGACGTGAACGGCCGCGTGGGGCCGTGGGTGGTGAGCGTGCCGCAGCTCCACCGCGCGCTCGACACGCGCGACCCGTGGATGGCGAAGTCGCGCGGGCTGGCGCGGCTCGAATTATCCAAACCGTCGGCCGGCAACGGCTAG